The following proteins are encoded in a genomic region of Microtus ochrogaster isolate Prairie Vole_2 chromosome 5, MicOch1.0, whole genome shotgun sequence:
- the LOC101985494 gene encoding olfactory receptor 146-like has protein sequence MENGNHSTVTKFFLSGLTDQPELQLPLFLLFLGIYLLTVLGNLGMIILIVLSSHLHTPMYFFLSSLSFIDLCQSTVITPKMLVNFVVEKNDISYTECMIQLYFFLLFAISECYMLAAMAYDRYVAICSPLLYSVIMSQQACLSLVVGVYIIGVVCASAHVGCMFRIHFCRFDLINHYFCDLISILKLSCSSVYVNELMILIFSGINIIAPTLTILSSYVFIIISILRIKSTEGRSKAFSTCSSHIAAVAIFFGSAAFMYLNPSSSSSMDEGKVSSVFYTIIVPMLNPLIYSLRNKDVNVALKKMIERRSFL, from the coding sequence ATGGAAAACGGTAATCACTCCACAGTGACAAAGTTTTTTCTCTCTGGGTTAACTGAccagccagagctgcagctgcctctgttcctcctcttccttggaaTCTACCTGCTCACAGTGCTGGGGAACCTGGGAATGATCATCCTGATCGTGCTCAGCTCCCAcctgcacacccccatgtacttcttcctcagcagtCTGTCCTTCATTGATCTCTGTCAATCCACTGTTATTACCCCCAAAATGCTGGTGAACTTTGTGGTGGAGAAGAATGACATCTCCTACACTGAGTGCATGATTCAgctttacttctttcttctttttgctatTTCAGAATGTTACATGCTGGCTGCAATGGCATATGATCGCTATGTTGCCATCTGTAGCCCCTTGCTTTACAGTGTCATCATGTCTCAACAGGCTTGCCTTTCTCTTGTTGTTGGAGTTTATATTATAGGTGTGGTTTGCGCATCAGCTCATGTAGGATGTATGTTTAGGATTCATTTCTGCAGATTTGATTTGATCAATCATTATTTCTGTGACCTTATTTCTATCCTTAAACTCTCGTGCTCTAGTGTCTATGTTAATGAATTGATGATTCTAATTTTTAGTGGCATTAATATCATTGCCCCAACCCTGACGATCCTTAGTTCTTATGTTTTCATCATTATCAGCATCCTCCGCATTAAATCCACTGAGGGCAGGTCCaaagccttcagcacctgcagctcccacattGCAGCCGTTGCTATCTTTTTTGGTTCTGCTGCATTTATGTATCTGAATCCATCATCTTCCAGCTCCATGGATGAAGGCAAAGTGTCTTCTGTATTTTACACCATCATTGTTCCTATGCTCAACCCCTTGATCTACAGTCTGAGGAATAAGGATGTCAATGTTgcactgaagaaaatgatagaaagaaGATCATTCTTGTGA